The following DNA comes from Nocardioides sp. JQ2195.
AACGGGGCACCGAAGGAGACGTCCACCCGGCGTCCACGCCTCCACTCGGGCGGAGGTTCCCGGCCGTCCACCGGTCGACCGACCGAATAGATCCGCTGCGAGCCCCACAGCGCCACCGGGACCACCGGGGCACCCGTCTCCCGCGCCAGGGACGCCACGCCCCGCATCAGCGGCCGGACCGTGTAGGAGTAGGAGATCCCTGCCTCCGGGAACGCGCAGACCGCCTCACCCCGCGCCAGCAACCCCCGCGCCCTGAGGTAGGCACCGGCCGGTGCCTGCCGGTCCACCGGGACGTGTTGCATCCTGTCCATGAACCACGCCGCCCAGGCCTTGTCCCAGACGTCGTGGCGGGTCATGAAGCGAACGAAGGGACGCCGCTCCAGGGCGCCCTTCTGCACGAACACGAAGTCGGGGTAGGAGACGTGCGTGCAGGCCAGCAGCACCGGTCCGGCGACCGGGACGTGGTCGGCACCCCGGGTCTCCACACGCACGTCGAGCGCCCTCAGCAACCCGTTGCCGATCCGGTTGACCGCGGCGTGGATGCGGTCGCTCATGGCGGGGATCCTACTGGTTCATCCCCCGATCATCTCGGTGACGGTGCTCGAGCTGTTGCCGGTGCACCCGGCCGTGTGAGCCCCACCCCCGGGCAGGACGAAGGGCCCCAGCCGGGTCGGCTGGGGCCCTTCGTCGGTGACTACGTCAGATCAGTTCTGGAAGGAACCTGATCTCGATGCGGCTCAGTTCTGGTAGGAACCGAAGTCGAAGTCGTCGAGCGCAACGGCCTGGCCGCCGGTCCCGCCGAACTCGTAGTCGTAGGTGTCGTAACCGGAGACGGAGTACGCCGCAGCGCGGGCCTCCTCGGTCGGCTCCACCCGGATGTTGCGGTAGCGCTCCAAGCCGGTGCCGGCCGGGATCAGCTTTCCGATGATCACGTTCTCCTTCAGGCCACGCAGGCTGTCGGAGCGACCGTTGATCGCGGCGTCGGTGAGCACTCGGGTGGTCTCCTGGAAGGAGGCCGCCGAGAGCCACGACTCCGTGGCCAGCGAGGCCTTGGTGATGCCCATCAGCTCCGGACGACCCGACGCCGGCTTGCCACCCTCGGAGAGAACGCGACGGTTCTCCTCCTCGAAGCGGACCCGGTCGACCAGGTCGGACGGGAGCAGGTTGGTGTCACCGGACTCGAGCACCGTGATCCGGCGCAGCATCTGCCGCACGATGATCTCGATGTGCTTGTCGTGGATCGACACACCCTGGCTGCGGTAGACGTTCTGCACCTCGTCGACCAGGTGCTGCTGGGCGCGACGGACACCCAGGATGCGCAGGACCTCCTTGGGGTCCTCCGTTCCCTGCGTGAAGCGGTCGCCCACCTCGACGTGGTCACCGTCGGTGACCAGCAGGCGCGAGCGACGGCTGACGGGGTACTCGACGACCTCGGAACCGTCGTCGGGGGTGACCACGATCTTGCGGGCCTTGTCGCCGTCCTCGATCTCGATGCGACCGGCGACCTCGGAGATCGGGGCCAGACCCTTGGGGGTCCGGGCCTCGAACAGCTCGACGACGCGGGGCAGACCCTGCGTGATGTCGTCGGCCGAGGCCACACCACCGGTGTGGAAGGTACGCATCGTGAGCTGCGTGCCGGGCTCACCGATGGACTGGGCGGCGATGATGCCGACCGCCTCACCGATGTCGACCAGCTTGCCGGTGGCCAGCGAACGGCCGTAGCACTTGGCGCAGGTTCCGGTGCGGGCGTCGCAGGTCAGCACGGAGCGGACCTTGACCTCCACGATCCCGGCAGCCACGAGCTCCGCGATCTTCACGTCGCCGAGGTCTTCACCGGCAGCGGCGAGGACGTCGCCGGTCTCCGGGTGGGTGACCTCGACGGCGGCAGTGCGGGCGTACGCCGCGGTCTCGGCGTTCTCGTGCTTGATGACCTTGCCGTCGGGCAGCACCTCGCCGATGACCTTGGGCAGACCACGCTCGGTGCCGCAGTCGTCCTCACGAATGATGACGTCCTGCGAGACGTCCACCAGACGACGGGTCAGGTAGCCCGAGTCAGCGGTCCGCAGCGCGGTGTCGGCCAGACCCTTGCGGGCACCGTGGGTGGAGATGAAGTACTCCAGGACCGAGAGGCCCTCACGGAAGTTGGCCTTGATCGGCCGGGCGATGATGTCGCCCTTCGGGTTGGCCACCAGGCCACGCATGGCGGCAACCTGACGGATCTGCATCATGTTTCCGGAGGCGCCCGAGTCGACCATCATGTAGATCGGGTTGGACCGGTCGAAGTTCTTCTCCATCGCCTTGGCGACTTCGTTGGAGGCCTGGGTCCAGATCTCGATGAGCTCCTGACGGCGCTCGTCGTCGGTGACCAGGCCACGCTCGAACTGCTGCTGGACCTTCGCCGCCTGGGCCTCGTACTTGCCGAGGATCTCGACCTTGTCGGCAGGCGTGGTGACGTCGTCGATGGAGACCGTCACACCGGACCGGGTGGCCCAGTGGAAACCGGTGTCCTTCAGGGCGTCCAGGGACGCCGCGACCTCGACCTTGGTGTAGCGCTCGGCCAGGTCGTTGACGATCGCGCCGAGCTGCTTCTTGCCCACCTCGTAGTTGACGTAGGCGTAGTCGGCCGGCAGGGCGTCGTTGAAGATCGAGCGGCCCAGCGTGGTCTCCACGGACTCGTCGCCGATGCGCAGGGTGATCCTGCTCTGCAGCGAGATCTCCTTGCGGTCGAACGCCATGATGGCCTCGGCCTGCGAGGAGAAGGTGCGCCCCTCGCCCGGGCCCTCGCGGTCGGTGGTCAGGAAGAACAGACCGATGATCATGTCCTGGGTGGGCATGGTCACGGGGCGACCGTCGGAGGGCTTGAGGATGTTGTTCGTCGACAGCATCAGGATCCGCGCCTCGGCCTGGGCCTCGGCGGACAGCGGCAGGTGCACCGCCATCTGGTCACCGTCGAAGTCGGCGTTGAAGGCCGAGCAGACGAGCGGGTGGATCTGGATGGCCTTGCCCTCGATCAGCTGGGGCTCGAAGGCCTGGATGCCGAGGCGGTGCAGCGTGGGTGCACGGTTGAGCAGCACCGGGTGCTCGGTGATGACCTCTTCGAGGACGTCCCACACGACCGGACGCGAGCGCTCCACCATCCGCTTGGCGGACTTGATGTTCTGCGCGTGCGACAGGTCGACCAGACGCTTCATCACGAACGGCTTGAAGAGCTCCAGCGCCATCTGCTTGGGCAGGCCGCACTGGTGCAGCTTCAGCTGCGGACCGGACACGATGACCGAGCGACCCGAGTAGTCGACGCGCTTTCCGAGCAGGTTCTGGCGGAAGCGACCCTGCTTGCCCTTGAGCATGTCGGAGAGCGACTTGAGCGGGCGGTTGCCCGGGCCGGTCACCGGACGACCACGACGGCCGTTGTCGAACAGTGAGTCGACGGCCTCCTGGAGCATCCGCTTCTCGTTGTTGACGATGATCTCCGGGGCACCGAGGTCGAGCAGGCGCTTGAGTCGGTTGTTGCGGTTGATCACGCGACGGTAGAGGTCGTTCAGGTCCGAGGTGGCGAAACGACCACCGTCGAGCTGGACCATCGGACGCAGGTCCGGCGGGATGACCGGGACGGCGTCGAGGACCATGCCGATCGGCTGGTTGCCGGTCTTGCGGAAGGCGTCGACGACCTTGAGGCGCTTCAGGGCGCGGACCTTCTTCTGGCCCTTGCCGGTGGCGATGGTCTCGCGGAGGTTCTCGACCTCCTCCGCGATGTCGAAGTCCTGCAGGCGCTTCTGGATCGCCGCAGCGCCCATGTGGCCCTCGAAGTACTTGCCGAACCAGGTCTTCATCTCGCGGTAGAGCAGCTCGTCGCCCATCAGGTCCTGGACCTTGAGGGACTTGAACGTGTTCCAGACCTCGTCGAGGCGGTCGATCTCGCGCTGGGCACGGTCGCGCAGCTGCTTCATCTCCCGCTCGGCACCGTCGCGCACCTTGCGGCGGGCGTCGGCCTTCGCACCCTCGGCCTCGAGCGTGGCGAGGTCCTCCTCGAGCTTCTTGCTGCGGTCCTCCAGGGAGGTGTCGCGGCGACCCTCGAGGCGCTTGCGCTCCAGGTCGACCTTGCCCTCGAGCGAGGACAGGTCGCGGTGGCGGGCGTCCTCGTCGACGGAGGTGATCATGTAGGCAGCGAAGTAGATGACCTTCTCGAGGTCCTTCGGCGCCAGGTCGAGCAGGTAGCCCAGGCGGGACGGGACACCCTTGAAGTACCAGATGTGGGTCACGGGAGCGGCGAGCTCGATGTGGCCCATCCGCTCGCGGCGCACCTTGGAGCGGGTGACCTCGACGCCACAACGCTCACAGATGATGCCCTTGAAGCGGACGCGCTTGTACTTGCCGCAGTAGCACTCCCAGTCCCGGGTCGGGCCGAAGATCTTCTCGCAGAAGAGTCCGTCGCGCTCGGGCTTGAGGGTGCGGTAGTTGATGGTTTCCGGCTTCTTGACCTCACCGTGGCTCCATCCGCGGATGTCTTCCGCAGTGGCAAGGCCGATCTGAAGCTGGTCGAAGAAGTTCACGTCGAGCACGATGGCTGTAGTCCTTCGTTAGTTCTGGATCAAATGCTTGGACTGAGTCGCCCTCCGCCCGGGATCGCCGGGCGGAGGTGCTGGCTCAGACTTCTTCGACGGAGCTGGGCTCGCGACGCGACAGGTCGATGCC
Coding sequences within:
- a CDS encoding lysophospholipid acyltransferase family protein, giving the protein MSDRIHAAVNRIGNGLLRALDVRVETRGADHVPVAGPVLLACTHVSYPDFVFVQKGALERRPFVRFMTRHDVWDKAWAAWFMDRMQHVPVDRQAPAGAYLRARGLLARGEAVCAFPEAGISYSYTVRPLMRGVASLARETGAPVVPVALWGSQRIYSVGRPVDGREPPPEWRRGRRVDVSFGAPLRVAPGDDLTECTAHLGGVLSQMLEELQQLPHHRPRPGEYAPWYPAHLGGHAPDLAEAAALDDVPRSAVRPTWGPSAG
- a CDS encoding DNA-directed RNA polymerase subunit beta', with the protein product MLDVNFFDQLQIGLATAEDIRGWSHGEVKKPETINYRTLKPERDGLFCEKIFGPTRDWECYCGKYKRVRFKGIICERCGVEVTRSKVRRERMGHIELAAPVTHIWYFKGVPSRLGYLLDLAPKDLEKVIYFAAYMITSVDEDARHRDLSSLEGKVDLERKRLEGRRDTSLEDRSKKLEEDLATLEAEGAKADARRKVRDGAEREMKQLRDRAQREIDRLDEVWNTFKSLKVQDLMGDELLYREMKTWFGKYFEGHMGAAAIQKRLQDFDIAEEVENLRETIATGKGQKKVRALKRLKVVDAFRKTGNQPIGMVLDAVPVIPPDLRPMVQLDGGRFATSDLNDLYRRVINRNNRLKRLLDLGAPEIIVNNEKRMLQEAVDSLFDNGRRGRPVTGPGNRPLKSLSDMLKGKQGRFRQNLLGKRVDYSGRSVIVSGPQLKLHQCGLPKQMALELFKPFVMKRLVDLSHAQNIKSAKRMVERSRPVVWDVLEEVITEHPVLLNRAPTLHRLGIQAFEPQLIEGKAIQIHPLVCSAFNADFDGDQMAVHLPLSAEAQAEARILMLSTNNILKPSDGRPVTMPTQDMIIGLFFLTTDREGPGEGRTFSSQAEAIMAFDRKEISLQSRITLRIGDESVETTLGRSIFNDALPADYAYVNYEVGKKQLGAIVNDLAERYTKVEVAASLDALKDTGFHWATRSGVTVSIDDVTTPADKVEILGKYEAQAAKVQQQFERGLVTDDERRQELIEIWTQASNEVAKAMEKNFDRSNPIYMMVDSGASGNMMQIRQVAAMRGLVANPKGDIIARPIKANFREGLSVLEYFISTHGARKGLADTALRTADSGYLTRRLVDVSQDVIIREDDCGTERGLPKVIGEVLPDGKVIKHENAETAAYARTAAVEVTHPETGDVLAAAGEDLGDVKIAELVAAGIVEVKVRSVLTCDARTGTCAKCYGRSLATGKLVDIGEAVGIIAAQSIGEPGTQLTMRTFHTGGVASADDITQGLPRVVELFEARTPKGLAPISEVAGRIEIEDGDKARKIVVTPDDGSEVVEYPVSRRSRLLVTDGDHVEVGDRFTQGTEDPKEVLRILGVRRAQQHLVDEVQNVYRSQGVSIHDKHIEIIVRQMLRRITVLESGDTNLLPSDLVDRVRFEEENRRVLSEGGKPASGRPELMGITKASLATESWLSAASFQETTRVLTDAAINGRSDSLRGLKENVIIGKLIPAGTGLERYRNIRVEPTEEARAAAYSVSGYDTYDYEFGGTGGQAVALDDFDFGSYQN